Below is a window of Halanaerobiales bacterium DNA.
TAATTTTTGCTTCACCAGTTACAACAGCTTCATTTTTCCCAGTTTTATTTTTGGCTTCTTCCATTTTTTTATCATATTCTGGAAAATCAAGAGGATTTTTGCTGCTTATATCGGCAGCAAATTCTATAAAACTATCTTCATCTATAGTAAGGGCCAAACGATCTTCAGCAGATAATCTTAGATGATAATCACATTTGGGACAGACCATTGAATTTTCAGCAAGTTTTTTATTAAAAACTATTTCATTGCATTTTTTACATTTTGTCCAGAGCTTATCATTATTTTTTTCACGCACATCTCTTTTTTCACTTTTCTTACTTTTTTTACTACGATTTTTTACAGTTACATAATTATTCTTTTTACTGAAAAAATCTTTAAACATTATTAATCACTCCTATTTAATTCCTGATCTTTAAAAAACAAAAACCAGTTCCTGTTTTATGAGGGACTGGTTAATATCAAAAATCTATTCACCTGACTTTATACTTCCATGCTTGGAAACTATTTCAGCTTCACCTCTAATTTTTATTGCAGAAGTATGTTCGGTAAATTGAGCTAGCAATACCTCTCCTTTGTCAAGCTTTTCTGTATGATTAAATGTAGTACTTTTTCCTCGCGTTAAACCTATTATTGTGACTCCATCTTCCAGAGCTTTTATTGTTACAAAATCAGCCTCAATATTCATTACCAGACCTCCTGTTTAATTTATCATATCCTTTTTTTTATTTAATGTCAAGTAAATAAAATTTTACAAATCAACCCAAAGTTATAATACTTTTAAATTTTCTTTTCTAAAAATACTTATCAATTTATTTTTAACATTTTCATTTTCTAAATTCAACCAGTAAGATTTATCACTCAAAATTATTTTATTATTAATTTTAAAAAATACCGGTGATTTTCCACTATTTTTCCCTATAATAAATTTTGCTTTGGATAGTTCTTTTTTATCCAATTTAGCATCTCTTAAATTCATCACTACAAATTTTCTTTTAAGAGAAATTATTTGGTTGGCTATTAAACTATCTCCATCTTTAAAATAACCATTAATAAAGACAATTTCTCCTTCTTCTAAATTAAAGTCTAAACTTTTATACAAATCTGGAAATACAACTATATTTATTTTTCCATTCCAATCTTCAATTGTTAAAAAAGCCATCTGATTATTTCTTTTAGTAACATGGTTTTTCTTTTCTAATATAAGACCTGCTGTATTAGCTTTAAAATATCTAAAATCTTTACCTTCTTCTAAATCATCACTGGTAAAATTAGTTAATAAATCAATTTTTTCTTGATAAGGATCAAGAGGATGACCGGAAAGATAAACACCTAAATACTCTTTTTCCCAGCTTAATTTGTCAGTAGTACTTAAATGGTCAACATCTGGAAATTCTATTTCCTCATTATAAAAATCATCATCTTCAGTCAAATCAAAAAATGAAGTTTGGCCATTACTTCTACCTTTTTGCATTTTAGAATATCTGTTATATAGCTCCTCATATTTTATTAACATTTGAGAACGATTTACAGCAAAACTATCAAATGCACCAGCTTTAATTAAAGCTTCAATCATATTAATATTGATATTAGAAAGATCAACTTTTTTAAAAAAGTCATGAAAACTTTTATATGAATCATCTTTTCTATCTTCAATTATAGATTTAATAGCTTTTTTTCCTAAATTTTTAATAACCTTTAACCCAAAACGAATACTATTTTCTGAGGTAGTTGTAAAATCATTATAACTTTCATTTACATCAGGAGCCAAAACATTTAGCCCCATATTTTTTGCTTCATCTATATATATTGCCACTTTATCTAAATTGCCCATAACTGATGATAAAAGAGCTGCCATAAATTCTGCCGGATATTTTACTTTTAAATATGCTGTTTGATATGCTAGGAGTGCATAAGCAGCACTGTGAGATTTATTAAAACCATAACCAGCAAAATATTCCACCTGATCAAATATTTCATTAGCAGTTTTTTTATCTATTCCATTTTGGGCTGAACCTTTAACAAATTTTTCTCTTTCTCTGGCTATCAACTTTTTCTTTTTTTTGCCCATTCCTCTTCTTAAAAGATCGGCTTCTCCCATTGTATAACCTGCTAATTCACTTGCAATCTCCATAACCTGCTCCTGATATAAAATTAAGCCAAATGTATCTTTTAAAATAGGTTCAAGTTTAGGATGAAGGTATTCCACTTCTTTTTCTCCATGTCTACCTTTTATAAAATCATCTACCAAACCACTATTTAGGGGACCTGGCCTTCCTAAAGCTAAAAGGGCAATAATATCAGAAAAATTTTCTGGTTGAAGCCTTTTATTTAAATCCTGAAACAAATAAGATTCCATTTGAAAAACTCCAAGGGTTTCTCCCTTGCTGAGCATATTATAAACTTCCTGATCATCTAAAGGTATATCATCAATATTTATCTTTTTATTAAATCTTTTTTCTATAAGACTAAGGGTATTTTCAATTACTGTAAGATTTCTTAATCCTAAAAAGTCCATCTTAAGCAAACCCATATCTTCTAATTCATCCATTGGAAGTTGGGTTATAACACTTTCATCCTGTAATTGTAATGGTACTAAATTAATCAAATCTTCTGGCCCAATAATAACACCAGCTGCATGGGTAGAAATATGTCTGGGCATCCCCTCAAGACCTTTAGCAAATTTTATCAAATTAGCTGTATCTTCATCTTTTTCTACTTCTTTTTTTAATTTTTCACTTTTTTCAAGGGCTTTATCTAAAGTTATTCCATGTTGGTGAGGAATCATTTTAGCTATTCTATCAACTTTTCCATAAGAAAGATCAAGGGCTCTCCCCACATCTCTAACAGCTGCTCTAGCGGCCATTGTCCCGAAAGTCCCAATTTGAGCTACCCTTTCTTTTCCATATCTATCTTTCACATATTCTATTATTTCATCTCTTCTTTCATCAAAATCAATGTCAATATCGGGCATAGTGACTCTTTCAGGATTTAAAAATCTTTCAAATATCAGTCCATATTTTAAAGGATTTATTTTGGTTATTCCCAGAAGATAGGAAACAAGACTCCCGGCAGCTGAACCTCTTCCTGGACCCACTCTAATTCCTTCTTTATTTGCATAATCAATAAAATCCCAAACTATTAGAAAATAAGAAATATAGCCCATTTCTGAAATTATGCGAAGCTCATATTCCAGTCTTTCTCTTGCTTTTTCTGAATTAGTCAGATTTTTTTCTTTTAACCCTTTTTCACATTTTTCTCTTAAAATCTGTGCAGGTTTTTTATCATCAGCCCCTGGGTAATCAGGTAAATGAAATTGACTAAAATCAAAATCAACTTCACACCTTTCT
It encodes the following:
- a CDS encoding DNA polymerase III subunit alpha; amino-acid sequence: MKDFNHIHNHTEYSLLDGAVRVDDLIKHTKENNMSAVAMTDHGVLYGIMQFYKKAKNAGIKPVLGCEVYLAPEDRFTKKSQKRYHLILLAQNNKGFRNLMRIVSKSWLEGFYYKPRVDKDLLYNNREGLISLSACIQGEIPQLLLEDNREKAQKAVKEYQAIFGQDNFFIELQDHNIPKEKRANNKLIHLANEMDLPMVVTNDTHYLNKEDAEMHDILLALKTGTTINDENRMTFNGDEFYFKSASEMRELFPKINSAYENTVKITERCEVDFDFSQFHLPDYPGADDKKPAQILREKCEKGLKEKNLTNSEKARERLEYELRIISEMGYISYFLIVWDFIDYANKEGIRVGPGRGSAAGSLVSYLLGITKINPLKYGLIFERFLNPERVTMPDIDIDFDERRDEIIEYVKDRYGKERVAQIGTFGTMAARAAVRDVGRALDLSYGKVDRIAKMIPHQHGITLDKALEKSEKLKKEVEKDEDTANLIKFAKGLEGMPRHISTHAAGVIIGPEDLINLVPLQLQDESVITQLPMDELEDMGLLKMDFLGLRNLTVIENTLSLIEKRFNKKINIDDIPLDDQEVYNMLSKGETLGVFQMESYLFQDLNKRLQPENFSDIIALLALGRPGPLNSGLVDDFIKGRHGEKEVEYLHPKLEPILKDTFGLILYQEQVMEIASELAGYTMGEADLLRRGMGKKKKKLIAREREKFVKGSAQNGIDKKTANEIFDQVEYFAGYGFNKSHSAAYALLAYQTAYLKVKYPAEFMAALLSSVMGNLDKVAIYIDEAKNMGLNVLAPDVNESYNDFTTTSENSIRFGLKVIKNLGKKAIKSIIEDRKDDSYKSFHDFFKKVDLSNININMIEALIKAGAFDSFAVNRSQMLIKYEELYNRYSKMQKGRSNGQTSFFDLTEDDDFYNEEIEFPDVDHLSTTDKLSWEKEYLGVYLSGHPLDPYQEKIDLLTNFTSDDLEEGKDFRYFKANTAGLILEKKNHVTKRNNQMAFLTIEDWNGKINIVVFPDLYKSLDFNLEEGEIVFINGYFKDGDSLIANQIISLKRKFVVMNLRDAKLDKKELSKAKFIIGKNSGKSPVFFKINNKIILSDKSYWLNLENENVKNKLISIFRKENLKVL
- the mtrB gene encoding trp RNA-binding attenuation protein MtrB; this translates as MNIEADFVTIKALEDGVTIIGLTRGKSTTFNHTEKLDKGEVLLAQFTEHTSAIKIRGEAEIVSKHGSIKSGE